The Actinomycetota bacterium sequence GGGACGACCTGGTCTCGATGGGAAGGCAGTGTATGGATGACGACCCGCGGCTCCTATCCACTTCTACCGCAGCCTGTTACAATCACTGTGAACAAACCATGGTGAACAGGAGGACCCGTGGGGAACGGGGGATGGAAACGGGAGGTGCTCTCATGAAAGTACTGGTCACCTATCTCTCCCAGACCGGCAATACCAGGCGGGTGGCGGAAGTCATCTACGAGGAGATCGAGGAAGAAAAGGAGCTCCGGCCCCTTTCGGAGGTGGAGAGCCTGGAGGGCTACGACCTGGCCTTTATCGGCTTTCCCATCCATGCCTCCAACCCGGCGGCGGAGGCCCGGGCTTTTTTAGAGGAGAAGGCCAGGGGCAGAAGGGTAGCCGTCTTCGTCACCCACGCCGCCCCGGAGGACCACGAGGAGACGCGGAAGTACCTGGAGAACTGCCGGGCCTCCCTGAGCGGTGCCGACCTGATAGGTATGTTCGACTGCCAGGGAGAGCTGGACCAAGCGGTCATCGACCTCCTGGCCAGGAGCGAAAACCCGCAGCACCGCCAGTTCGCCGAATACGGACCGCTGACCAAGGGCCAGCCGGACGACTCCCGCCTGGAGAAGGCCCGGGCCTTCGCTCGGCAGGTAATGAAAGAATGCGACAAGAC is a genomic window containing:
- a CDS encoding flavodoxin family protein; protein product: MKVLVTYLSQTGNTRRVAEVIYEEIEEEKELRPLSEVESLEGYDLAFIGFPIHASNPAAEARAFLEEKARGRRVAVFVTHAAPEDHEETRKYLENCRASLSGADLIGMFDCQGELDQAVIDLLARSENPQHRQFAEYGPLTKGQPDDSRLEKARAFARQVMKECDKT